The DNA segment CCGTATATCAGGGAATTTAAAATCTTAAGCAACCTCGCCATCCTTGAACCGTTGGTCGAACGTCTTAAACCGCACACACGCCGTATTATCCTTTACGGCAGCTGGGCTAATGGAACCGATTCCGAAGAAAGCGACATAGACTTATTTATAGTTACCTCAAGCGAAGATAAGGTTAGATCAATAATCAATAAATTTTCCAATTCTTCACGAATCGTAAATAGAAAAATACAAGCCGTTATTACTACACTCGCCGATCTCCTTGATCAGGATGAAAAGGATAAAGTCTTTGCTAAAGAAGTTGAACAAGGTAAAATATTATGGGAAAAAGAGATAAATGAGGATAACCTTTAAAGATTGCGTTGTTAAAAAACGAATATTCTATTTTAAATCATCCAAGCACCTGATAAAACCTGAACCCGAAGAAGCTGTAAGTGATTTAAGCACAGCCGAAAAAGAATTCTCTGAAAGCGGCTTTAAGTGGGCTACCGTCAAAGCCTATTATTCAATGTTTCATTCTGCGCGGGCTCTTCTTTATTCCCGCGGCTACAGAGAAAAAGGGCATTTCTGCCTTTACTTGGCTATAAAAGAATTATTCGTTAAAGAAAATAAACTAGACTCTTCCTTGGTCGAAGCCTTTAACACCGGTATGATTTTGCGGGAAGAGGCCGACTACAAAAGGACGTTTTCGGAAAAGAGCGCTTCCGCAATAATAAAAAGTGCGGGTAAATTCCTTAAAGCGGCAAAAGCCATATTAAAGGCTTAACTACAACGCGCCGCCAGTAAATCAAACATAGGAGGCCACCATGGCTGAAGAGAAATTGATAGGCCGGATAAGCCATTATTTCGGAAAGCCCGGAGTGGGAATAATAGAGCTATCCGATGCCCTAAAAGTGGGCGATACCATTCACGTAAAAGGCAGCTCAGCAGATTTTACCCAGCAGGTCTCTTCTATGCAGATAGAGCATGTGATCGTCGATGAAGGAAAAGCAGGGGATCCTGTCGGCATAAAGATCGACCAAAAAGTCCACGAGCACGATTCCGTTTATAAGGTAATCGGCTAAAAAGCGCCAAAAATAGAGACTTTTTAATTAAATTTTAAAAAGTTTGAAATATTTTGAGAAAGACCAGTAAAAAGCTATATTTCTGTAAATTGTTGTAAATAAAAGCGTTGCATATGGTTTTAAATGCGCTTTTTACCATACACGGTTGTTAGCATAACGAAATCCTGGCTACCCTATTGAAATCGTTGACAGCATATGGTATACTTAGTGGTTCGGAAAGAAACGGTAAAATCACCCAACCCGGACCTCGAGGAGGCGAGTAAAATAAGATGAAAAGAACTCATAGCATAAACAAAGGATTTACACTTATCGAACTTCTGGTAGTGATAGCGATTGTAGGTGTCCTTATTGCGCTTTTGGCTCCCGCAATAGCGAGCACCCGCGAAAAGTCCCAAATAGCCGCCTGCATGAACAATATGAAACAGATAAGTATGGCCGCTTTCATGTATGCCGACGATCATAACTCGGTTATTCCTGATGTCTCTGATACCGCCACCTATACGCAGGAGACCGAGAACGTATATAGGTGTCCCCGGGACACACGGCAGGGCGTGGGGATTGATAAGCCGTCTTATACGGCATATCAATACACCCCCGCCAGCCTGCTGCCGTCGTCAGTAAACGGCCTATTTTCAGAGGCAGTGCTGTATCTTGAAAGCGATGAAGCGGGAATAAAAGATAAATCCGAGATAACAAAAAATGACGTTGCTTATAGGCACGATAATAGAACAGTGGTAGTATTTGCCGATGGCCATATTTTCTCATGCAATAATCAGCAGATAGGCGCGATATTGCTTACCGGAAGCAAAGGAATAGAATAGTATAATTCATCTCACTACCCACAGCCCAAGCCGCAGATTGAAAAATCTGCGGCTTTCATATTTGTCCCCTTGACGGCTTTAATGTAATATGGTATACTTGTTATACCAACAAAAAGGGAGAAGTGCAAAAAGGGGGTAATTCCAATGAAGTTCTTCAAGGCCGTAGTTTCTCTATTCTTTTTATCCCTTCTCATATTTTCATCTTTTGCATTCGCCGAAGACCAGCCATTGTCCTATGAACAATATCTCAATGACCTTCATGCCCAAGGTAAAGAAAGGGTGATAGTAAAGTTCAAAGGAGCATTAGATCCTGCCTTGATTGAACAATATGATGGAACGATAATCCACACCCTCTCCATTATTAATGCAATCGTTTGCGAAATTCCGCAGACAAATGTAGAGTTTTTGCAGAGTGAAGGCGCAGTAGAAAATGTGAGCATTGATGGTATAATCAAGGCAGATACGAATGTCCTTGAACTAAATCGTATAGAATATGCTAATATTCTGCGTGTCAAAAAAGAATACCTCGCAAAAATACGAATGGAGCGAGTTGCCTCTATCAAAAAATCCACTCAAGAATATCTTGAAGCTATCCGGAATTGCCTCGCCAAACGAAAAGAAATCATGAATTTATACAAGCAATATTTGAAAAAATTAAAGAAGGCCAATAAAATGGAAAGGCCTATTTATCTTCAGCAACTTGCCGAATGCAAGGTTATGCTGAAAGAATGTAATACCTTGCGCAAGCAAGCTCTCGAGCATTATAAAGAAAGTATAAATTTAGCAAAAGAAACGTATAAACTATCCGCTGCTTCTTGGTTTATACGAGCGAGCGAAATAATAGCTTCTGAAAGTACCGGTGCTACGCCAGAATGGGAAAATTTAGAGGCTGGTCTGAATGCTCAAGCGGTTTGGGATAGATATGGCTTGGATGGTACAGGAATAAAAATCGCATTTCTAGATACTGGAATTAATTATAATCTTCCAGATCTTGGCGGTGGTATTGGCTCTGGCTATAAATGTTTAGCCGGCCGAAATTTTTTTATAACAGACCCTCTAGATCCTCTATATTATGATCCGATGCCTTTTATTCACCCTACTGATTGGACGGAAAGCGAATGGCACGGAACGTCTGTTGCTTCCAATTCTGTAGGCAGTGGAGTAAGTCAAATTATTGGACCTGCAAAAAATGCAAGCTATTATTCTTTACGAATATTATCGGGCCCCAATGCAATAGGCCCAACAAGTAATGCCATAGCCGCTATAGAGTGGTGTCTTGATCCTGATGGAAATCCTCTTACTAATGATAGACCTGATATAATTAATATGAGCTTTGGTGCCTATGCAGCAGGGCCTGATAAGACGGATCTTGAAACTGCCTGTAACGCTGCATATAATGCTGGCATTATTCTTGTCGCTGCTTCCGGAAATAACGGATATGAATATTCTACATGGCCTGCTTCTTTTATAAATGTAATATCTGTTGGAGGACACGCAAAAAACCAAACGCTTATGGATAGATGGATTGGGGGCATTCATTATATTTCAAACGGCGGAGTTGATTTTGTGGCACCGGGTGAATATATTCGCACTCTTATTCCTGAAGGCGATAGTAGTCATTAT comes from the Candidatus Omnitrophota bacterium genome and includes:
- a CDS encoding nucleotidyltransferase domain-containing protein, whose translation is MISNQLISTHAQKVLQFLLMHPAKIYYEREIARGTKISYGSANNVLRQLCKEGLIEKKSEGRMCYYSLDAANPYIREFKILSNLAILEPLVERLKPHTRRIILYGSWANGTDSEESDIDLFIVTSSEDKVRSIINKFSNSSRIVNRKIQAVITTLADLLDQDEKDKVFAKEVEQGKILWEKEINEDNL
- a CDS encoding HEPN domain-containing protein; this encodes MRITFKDCVVKKRIFYFKSSKHLIKPEPEEAVSDLSTAEKEFSESGFKWATVKAYYSMFHSARALLYSRGYREKGHFCLYLAIKELFVKENKLDSSLVEAFNTGMILREEADYKRTFSEKSASAIIKSAGKFLKAAKAILKA
- a CDS encoding type II secretion system GspH family protein, which gives rise to MKRTHSINKGFTLIELLVVIAIVGVLIALLAPAIASTREKSQIAACMNNMKQISMAAFMYADDHNSVIPDVSDTATYTQETENVYRCPRDTRQGVGIDKPSYTAYQYTPASLLPSSVNGLFSEAVLYLESDEAGIKDKSEITKNDVAYRHDNRTVVVFADGHIFSCNNQQIGAILLTGSKGIE
- a CDS encoding S8 family serine peptidase: MKFFKAVVSLFFLSLLIFSSFAFAEDQPLSYEQYLNDLHAQGKERVIVKFKGALDPALIEQYDGTIIHTLSIINAIVCEIPQTNVEFLQSEGAVENVSIDGIIKADTNVLELNRIEYANILRVKKEYLAKIRMERVASIKKSTQEYLEAIRNCLAKRKEIMNLYKQYLKKLKKANKMERPIYLQQLAECKVMLKECNTLRKQALEHYKESINLAKETYKLSAASWFIRASEIIASESTGATPEWENLEAGLNAQAVWDRYGLDGTGIKIAFLDTGINYNLPDLGGGIGSGYKCLAGRNFFITDPLDPLYYDPMPFIHPTDWTESEWHGTSVASNSVGSGVSQIIGPAKNASYYSLRILSGPNAIGPTSNAIAAIEWCLDPDGNPLTNDRPDIINMSFGAYAAGPDKTDLETACNAAYNAGIILVAASGNNGYEYSTWPASFINVISVGGHAKNQTLMDRWIGGIHYISNGGVDFVAPGEYIRTLIPEGDSSHYGTGTSGAVASVSGMLALTLQYAHDNDMQPNHGYLWELLKHSAQHLVGPTPPDPYPYDPVYQGSGKVWAADTAPTPPDLDDGSIDCMAAKWPLSYNIVYDNYLYLEEDLYPAYYIGTFMYYDVALTNNTNTSGNYLSDIENLKVTTTQAYYQHEGEAILPGSPICAFSPVSSLTAGSLEILPDTYYLPW